ATTTTATAGTTCAATATGCTTTTTTTGTCAATTATATAATCCCTGACATGTCATTAGCAGCGGTGTCAGGTTGTCCTAAACAAACCATTTTAAGTTTCTCTCAGCAGTGTTCGATTCAGCAAACCATGTTGGCCTCATGCCATTCATTCTTTAAATACTTTTTGAAAAACTGCAATAAAAAGCTTACGTAAAAGTATTTTCTGCCGATAAAATTCTAAAGTAACACCATTTTGACCTTTGGAAGGGCAATGGAAGATTTGCTGTCACAAGATGACCTCAATGAGCTTCTTGGCGGATTGCCTGAAACAACAATAGCAGTCTCGCAAAAAGAAATAAAAGTAGAGGATATACTGTCACAAGATGACCTCAATGAGCTTCTTGGCGGATTGCCTGAAACAACAATAGCAACTTCTTCCAACAAAGAAACGAATGGAGTGGAAGGACTGCTGTCGCAGGACGATTTAAACACACTGTTTTGCATAACCGAAAAAACAATAGCATCGTCAACAAATAAAATGGCTGTTTCTGATATGCCTGCAGAAGACATAAGTTCGTGTGGAGAATCACTGTCTCAGGAGGAAATAGATGAAATGCTGCGCCAGTTTGATAGAGGTATATGAATAAAGTCCCCTTTTCATGGCAAATCATATTTTATTAGAATTGATGTTCTTACTTGCCGATGTTTAATACTGTCAAGGCAGATAACCACGACATCGGGTCATGCTTTTGAGTACGACCCGGTTTTATGGAATACAATGAAAAACACCCACGGAAATCTACAACTATTTTCATTGTAATAATATTATATTATCTTCCGGGAAGAAGATATCTGATCGACAGAAATTATCAGAAACTATATGTGAGTCCCACAAGAAACATCATGGTATATCGGTCAAAAAATCTTATATTCGACTCTGTCTGATAACCGTTAATGCCCGCCATTATTGTATATTTCCTCCATCCGAAGGGCTCCGGGAATGTGGCCACTATGTTTGTCCCGTATGTTTTTTCATCCCTTGTTTCTGCAAATATCGGATGCATCCTGTCAAATTTTGCCGTATTCCCGTAAAAACGTGTATTGAGATTGAAAAAGGGGGTCCTCACCTCAAACCCAAGCCCGCTGCCATAGTTGTCATAGCTGTTGCTCCTGCCGTAAAACTGACCTCTTTCGAATGAAAATTCAGGGATAATACTGAACATTTTGTCAAAATCGTATCGATAATCAATGCCTATCTTATGCATAAACCCATCCTGTCTGAGCGTTGAATAGAGCTCCCCGATAACATCATTTTCTACTTTTGTAGCGGCAAATCTATAAGAAAGGGAAAGTTTGGTACCCATTATTTTTGCATAAGTAATTCTGCCGCCGAAATACATAGTATTTGTTGGCGTTCTATACAATAAATAGGGATTTTGCCATTTTTTCGCCAGCAGGGAATAAAAACCGGACACATCAATAACACCCTTCGGCAAAGCTTGTTTTATTCCGATATTAATGCTTCCCTGTTCGGTAATAGTATTGAAATATAAAGTAGTACTGCCTTTTTGCCCTTCCTGATAATCCGGTATATACTTCACATCGAAATAGGGGAGTGCCAGATAGGATATATTTGTGTCCGCTTTCGAGCCAAGGCTGTCAATTCTCCTGCCGCCCTTCCCCCAGAGATTGTCTGCTCTTTGCACCGCCATTGCCCAGCTCCCGACAGTTATCACATATTTGCCTGCCTGAACATTCGGGACAGCAAAGAGAAAGGAAAAGAGCATAACACAGGAAATGATATTGCTTGTCTTCCCAGGTGTATGCCCTTTCACCGTATTATTATTGTTACATTATCTTTATCAGCAACTGCATGAACTTCCGCAGCCGTCATTTTTCGAGAGTTCTGATTTTATCATAAACCCTGCTCCCATAGTAGATTCAATGAAATCAACGTTGATGGGTTGTACTTCTTTAAACAACTCTTTTTCAATAATAAATGATATACCTCTTTCATTAAAAACTTCGTCGTTTTTATTAGGCTCATCCAGAGCCATACCCAAAGAGGGGCCTGATCACCCACCCTCCATTTTCATAATCCTTATAGAGGTAGGACCATCTTTTCCTTCGATAAACTGTTTTATCACTTCGCCTGCCTTATCCGATACTTCAAACATATTTTACTCCTTTAACTGAATTCGTTATCGCTGCTCAAGCAATGAACGTGTAATTTATATTAAGCATTTATATGTTTTTTATCAAGCCATATCTTCCTGTAGGAGTTCAAACATGATAAACTATAAAGAGGATATAAAGACAAAATTTATGAAGAAGGCAATTACCACCCTTCCCCTGCATTACGGAAAGGCCCCTCCATGGCTTTTTCAGAAAATGAAGAGGCTCTCTGCTGCTCTCATCGAGGTTATCGTTATGGAGTTCGGCGTAAAAGAACTGCTTGTCCGTATTGCCGATCCCATATGGTTTCAGGCATTGGGATGTGCTGTAGGCTTCGACTGGCACAGCAGCGGTGTTACCACAACTCTATGTGGGGCATTGAAAGAGGGGCTCCAATCTCTGTATGATGAGATGCCTATCGCCATATGCGGCGGAAAAGCAAAAAGGGCAATCCAGACTCCAGGAGACATTGAAGCATATGGTGAAAAATGGGGTGTTGACGTTGCAGATTATATTGCCTTAAGCCGCCTCTGTGCAAAGATTGATAATACTGCAGTCCAGGATGGTTATAACCTTTACCACCATACATTTGTCTTCACAAAAGAGGGTGATTGGGCAATTATCCAGCAGGGTATGAATGAAAAACTCAAAAATGCAAGACGGTATCAATGGCTCTCAAGAGAAAGTCTTGATATAACAAACGAACCTCATACAGGTATTACATGTAATGAAAGGGGCGCAGTATTAAACCTTGTGGCTGGTGAAAGCGAAGGAGCAAGAAAGTCTGCAGTAGATTTTGCAAAGGGAGATCCTGATTCTATGATTAAAACATGGAAAGAAGTTGCTCTAGCCATGCCGAAAAGGCATTACATATCGCCTGCCGATATAAATCAAACACGTCTTTTCAAGATGTTTAGAACGATTCATGAATCACACCCTGAGACATTCAAAGATTTAATAGGAATTCATGGTGTCGGCCCGAGAACTGTTTCAGCTCTTTCTTTAATTGCCGAACTTGTCTATGAGAAACTTCCGAGTTTTAAGGACCCTGCACGGTTCAGTTTTGCCCACGGGGGGAAAGACGGTTACCCCTTTCCCGTTGATAAAAAGACCTATGAAAATTCCATAGAATTCCTGAAGATTTGCATCGACAAGGCAAAGGCAGGCGATAGGGATAAAATCGATGCATTCAAAAAGCTTTCTTTATTGGCATATTTCAACAACCCCAGATATTAATAATTTCAATCATTTATGAAACTGCGGGAGAGAGCAATGGAATCAGCTATTATCCCAGCCTCTTTTTAAACCTCAGGGCACTCAAAGTCATTACAAGAATGCCCAGCATGAATAACTCAAGCATTTGGGGCCAGAGGATATCAATCCCGTTTCCTTTGAGAAAAATCCCTCTGATGATTACAAGAAAATACCTCAGCGGATTGAGGTACGTGCCATACTGGACCGCCACCGGCATATTCTCAATAGGGAACATAAGTCCTGACAGAAGTACGGCAGGGGCAAAAAAAAGGAACGTTGCCATCATGGCTTGCTGCTGCGTTCTCGAAATCGTGGAAATAAACAACCCTATACCAAGAACCGACAGTAGATAAATGGCAGTACAGAAAAACAGGAGTATAAGCGAACCGATGACAGGTATGGAAAACCAGAATACGCCCACCGTAGTCACAAGAGACATATCGAAAAATCCTATAATAGCAAAGGGGATGGTCTTGCCCAGTATAAGTTCAACAGGTTTGAGAGGCGTCACCATAAGCTGTTCCATAGTGCCTATTTCTCTTTCACGCACAATTGCCATTGCGGTAAGGAGAAGGCATATAAGCATTACCATGATAGCGATAACACCCGGCACATTATAGTTTCTGCTTGTAAGATCAGGGTTGTACCATGCCCTTGGACGCACCTCGAACTTAATCGGCCTTGCCCTGACCTTTTGAACGCTCAAATCGCCTGCGTATTTCATAATGATTCTGTTTGCATATCCCATGGCCACAAGAGCTGTGTTTGAATCAGTCCCGTCAACAAGGATCTGTATTTCCGTTTGGTTCCCCTTTTTTATGTCTGAGGAAAAACCCCTGTTTATCTGGATAGCCGCGGTAATTTTCCCTTTGTCGAATAAATCCTGGATGGCGTCATTTGAAGAAATATCATAGTCCATGCGGAAATATCCCGGGGCATTGAACCTTCTTACAAGCTCCCGGCTTTCATAGGATTTGTCAAGGTCGTATACTGCCGTCCGGATACAGTTCACATCCGTTGTGACTGCATAGCCGAAAACGATCAATTGTACTATCGGTGTGCCAAAGATAACTGCCTTCATGCGCCTGTCTCTGAAAATCTGGATAAATTCCTTTATTACCATCCTTTTTATCCGCTCAAACATGGTTCACTCTATCCTTTTTTTGAATTTTTTTATTGCCAGGGCAAACGCCAAAATACCAAAAACAGACAGAAGCGATGTCTCCAGCAACAGAAACGACAGTGTGTTTCCTTTCAGGAATATCCCCTTCAGTATGGCGACAAAATACCGGGCCGGAAGAATATAAGTTATAATCTGAAGGGGTCTGGGCATATTGAATATGGAAAACATAAAACCGGACAAAAGCAGCGCGGGTAAATATGACACGATCAAAGATGCCTGACATGCCACGATCTGTGATTTTGTCACAGTAGAGATAAGTATCCCCAAGCTTAAACCTCCAAAAAGGAATATGCTGGACAGAGCTATGAGTAAAATGATGTTGCCCTTAAGAGGAACGCCAAAGAGATATATGACTATCAGAATCGACATGACCATATCAATGAAGCCGATGAGAAAATACGGTATCAGTTTACCCAGAATCAGCTCCGTCGTTTTCACAGGTGTGGAAATGAGCTGCTCCATGGTGCCCCTCTCCCATTCTCTTGCTATGGTGAGAGATGTAAGGAGCGCTGCGATAATTGACATTATAACGGCAATAAGCCCCGGTATGATAAAATTCCTCGATTTAAGCTCAGGGTTATACCAGACCCTGGTACGGGCATCAATGAGCGGCATAATACGGTTGCCTGTTAGTCTTGCCGTATAGAGGTCCGATATGCCTGTTATATAACCAAGCGCAATAGTTGCCGTATTTGAATTACTCCCGTCAACAACTATCTGAATCTGTGCATCCTTGCCTGTTCTTATGTTTTTTGAAAAGTCTTCCGGGATGGATATTGCAGCTTTCGCCTTTCCTGAATCAAGATATCCGTCTATTTCATCATGGCTGTCTGCATAACCGACTACAGAAAAATAGCCGGATTCTTTGAATTCTCTGATAAATTCCCTGCTCAAACTGCTTTTGTCGCGGTCGTAAACCACGGTTGAGAGGTTGTCAACATCAAGGGTAATAGCATATCCGAATATAAAAAGAAGTATAACAGGCATTAAAAATGCCATGGCAAGGCTTAGAGGGTCACGCCATATCTGGATCAGCTCTTTTTTCGCAATTGCCTTAACCCTTAAAAGCTTCATTTCATGCAACCTCTATCAGGGTTATAAATACATCTTCCAATGAAGGAACGATCTTTTTTATGCTGCCCACTGTAATACCCGATGTCTTGAGTATCTCTTCGATTCGGGGTAGCACCATGTCGGCGTTTTCCACAATTACATGGAGTGTACTCCCAAAGATAGCCGCTTGAACATTATACCGCTCCAGCACCTCCATCGCTTCTACAATCCTGTCAACCTCTATCTCAAGGACTCCTCTTGTCATGTATCTGTTTTTTAGTTCAGAGGGTTTCCCCTGAGCTATGAGTTTACCTCTGTAGATCAGTCCGAGTCTATGGCAATACTCCGCTTCATCCATATAGTGGGTCGTAACAAATACGGTTGTCCCTGTTTTTGACATTCCGTCGATAAGCTCCCAGAAACGACGTCTTGATAAAGGATCAACACCTGATGTAGGCTCATCAAGGAAAAGTATCGGGGGCTCATGGAGTATTGCGCAGCCAAGGGCAAGTCTCTGTTTGAAACCACCTGGGAGTTCTTTTGTAATGATGCCTCGCCGATCCATAAGTCCAGCCATATCAAGGACCCATTCCTTTCGCTCTTTCTTCTTTTCCTTAGGGACACCGTAAATGCCGCTGAAAAAATCTATATTTTCAGCTATCGTGAGGTCATCATAGAGGGAAAATTTCTGGGACATATAGCCGATATGTTGTTTTATCTGCTCTGACTGGCGTACGACATCATACCCTCCTACGGTTCCACTCCCCCCAGTGGGCATCAGAAGCCCGCAAAGCATCCGGATAGTCGTTGACTTGCCTGCACCGTTGGGTCCGAGGAACCCGTATATCTCGCCCTTTACAATACTGAGACTTACATTGTCTACTGCAACGAAATCTCCAAATCTCCGGGTTAAGCTTTCAACGTTTATTGCAATATCTTCAATGGATTTGTCCTGATTCATCACATTCCTACCTGTACCTCTTGACTGAGCTATTGCTTCAATTCAATAGGTCCTATAGTCGCATAGGGTCTATAGACTGATACTGTTTATCGTTCCACCATTGAAATGAACACATCCTCTATGGAAGGCAATATCTCCCGGTAATCCTTTATCTCCATGCCTCCAATTTTCAATTTTTCAATAATTTCATTAACCATACCTTTTTTCATAAGGGTAATATGGAGCCTGTCGCCATAAATGCTCACGCCCTTAACACCTTTCATGCAAAGGGCAACCTCCCTTACCGCATGGGTATCATTACTCCACATTTCCAACATGGGAAGTTTGACAGACTTCTTAATTTCCGCAGGTTTGTCCTTTATAAGCAGCTTTCCGTTATGCAGAAGCCCGATTTCCGTACACCGCTCAGCCTCATCGAGATACGCGGTAGAGACAAAGATAGTTACATGTTCTTTCAACAGTGCATAGAGTATCTTCCAAAAATCCCTCCGTGACACCGGATCAACACCGTTTGTAGGCTCATCAAGGAAAAGAATTTCAGGCCTGTGGATAAGAGCACAGGCAAGTCCGAGTTTCTGTTTCATCCCGCCTGAGAGCTTTCCTGCAAGCCTGTCTGTAAAAGGCGTGAGATTGCTGAACCCAAGGAGTTGTTCAATCCTTGGGGGACGCTCGCTTTCAGGAACATCATAGATGTCTGCGTAAAAAAGGATATTTTCCATAACGGTAAGGTCTTCGTAGAGGCCGAATTGCTGAGGCATATAACCTATGTTCTCCTTTATCTCTTCGCCCTTTGTAAGAATGGAACGAGAGGCAACCCATGCTTCACCGGATGTGGGCTTCATAATAGCGGTAAGGAGTCTCATGACTGTTGTTTTCCCGGCACCGTCCGGGCCGACAAGGCCAAAAAGTTCGCCTTTTCTGACTTCAAGGTTAAGGCTATCAACAGCAATATTGTTGCCAAAGGTTTTTGTCAGGTTTTCAATTTTTATGGCAATGTCGTTCAACATCAACCTCACTGCACGCAATATCCAGTGAACATAGAGGGAGGTTCAGAAGCATTACTGCTTTAACTCAATCCTCACATCTGCCGGCATACCGGGCTTCAATTCATCATTGACGTTTTTTACTCTTACTTTTACACCGAATACGAGCTTGACCCGCTCCTCCTGTGTTTGAACATTCTTCGGGGTAAATTCCGCCTCGGATGATATAAACGTCACAGCGCCTTCATACACCTTACCTTTAAATGTATCGACTGATATTCTTGCCTTTTGTCCGAGCCTGACCTGACCAAGTCTGTCCTCTTTCACGTATACCTTAATCCATGGATGTTCAAGATCGCCTATTGTTACAACAGGCGTGCCTGAAGCAACAGTCTCACCGGCTTCAACATTCTTTCTCAGCACAACACCATTCATGGGGGCATAGATCGTCGTATCTCTTAATCTTTCCTCTGATGCGGCAAGCACTGCCCTGGCCTGTTTCACACGATGTCCTGCAATGCTGATTTCCTCCTTTCTCGGCCCTTCCCTGACGAGACTCAACGACTCAAGGGCATTTCTATGGAGGGCTGTGCGGGCATCGTAAGCACTCCTTGCAACATCAAACTGAGATGCAGATATGGCGCCATTTTTGTAAAGTATTTCTGCCCTGTCAAAATCTTTTTTTACCTTTTGCAATTCTGCTTCCTGGGCATTCATTTGTGCTTTAGCCTGCTCTATTTCTTGGGAACGGGAACCGACCGATAACTCTGCCAGTTTTGTAGTTGCCTCATCCAGAGATGCCTTACTCTGAGCTACCACCGAAGCGATCTCTGCACTGTCAAGTCTGGCCAGCAGATCACCGGTCCTTACCTTATCGCCTTCATCCACAGGGCGTTCCGTAACCCTGCCGGGTATTTTAAAACCTACATTTGTCTCTATTACCTCAACATTACCGGAGAGGATCATTGCCCCATTGTCTTTTTGTCTTTTGAGGTTATACACAACCAGGACCGTTATACCTATAACAATTACAGCTAAAGCTATCAAAATTCTCTTTTTTTTCATTTCCCCACCTCCACAGCATACCTGTCTTCCCCGATAGCCTTGCTCAAATACGCAACAGCAGTCTCTCTGTCAAAAATTGCCTGATAATAATCTGTTTCCGCTCTCAGGAGGGCTGTCTGCGCATCAATTACATCCTGACTCATACCGGCGCCGGTATCATATTTGAGCAACTCTACCCTTAGACTCTCGCGGGCGCTCTCAATGGCTTTCTGAGTTACTTCAATCCTCTCCTTCACATTTGCAATGCTCATATGGGCATCCCTCACTTCACGGATTATGGTAAGTTTTAAAAAACGTTCTTCCTCTCTTGCCTTTTCCAGTTGCACTTTTTCCCTGTTTATCTCAGACCTTATAGACCCGCCGTCCATAATGGGCATCGTCAACTTCACGCCATAATACCAGTTTTCTCTGAATCCGGTGTCACTGCCGGCTGTACCACCATACTGGCCGGCTACAAAAATATCAGGGAGTCTCCTGCCTTCAGCTATCTTTACCCGTTCTTCGCTGATAAGCCTTTTTTTGGCAGCTGCTTTATAATCAGGTCTCCGTGATAATGCCGTGTCCATACTTTCTTTAAGATCAGTATAAGATATGTCCGTAGGTTTTTCATGAACAATGGAAATTATGACGTCCATATCGTCCATGCCCATCAGGTTTTTGAGAAACTCGTATGCGCTGGCAAGGCTGTTCTTCACAATAAGCCTGTTTTCCTTTGCATGGGATAGTTCAACGTCTGTCTTAAGCAGATCGAGCCTCGGTGCAACACCCGTTTTAAGATAGATTCCCACGTTTCCTTTATGCACCTCAAGCTGTTTCACCGATGCATCATTAACAAGAAGAAGTTTTTCAAGTTGTGCAATCTTATGGTATACGCTTGAGATATTATAAACAAGCTCCTGCTTGCTCATTCTGTAATTGTCCTCTACAACCGTCTTTTTCATTTCGGCTACATTTACCCCCCTGAAGAGTCTTCCACCCCTAAACAGAGGAAGTCTAAAAGAAATACCTGCGTCCCATATGGTATTTCTGAACAAAGGAAAATCCGTTCCTGGACCAATAGGAGGTTGTATCACAATGGGCGTGAGAGGGGTGTCGTAACGATATCGGGTAATGCCGCTGCCTCCATCGATCTTTGGCATTCTGTCAGCCCTTGCCGAGTCTATCCCATAAATTTCCGCCTCGATATCTTTTGCAGCTATCCTGATCCTCGGATTGTTCTTCATAGCATATTTGATTAGCATTGAGAGTGTATATTTATCGACGTCCTTTTCAGCCCGGGGTCTGTCTTCTGACAGCCCAACCTGGTTGGCCGACAGGTCGTGCCGGCTTGGTTCCTGTGCATAAGAAGGGGTATGATGTATTGTACATATCAGAAGAAAAATAAGAACAGCAATGCGTATAATCAAATCCATCCTCTTTTTTATTAATATTTCAGTACCATTTCTTTTCATTTGCCATTTCATTTACCTTCTCCTTGAACGTACCCGCCAAGAGATTTGATTGCCTCTAAGGAAAAACCGCTGATATGGTCTGCTATAGATTCTATCTCCTCAGTCTTGAAGTTGTCCTGATGAAAAAGCTTCTTGATGACATGCTTTGCATAAACAAAAAAAAGACACTGACTGACTATACTTAAGCAACAGAAACGTGTAGTCTCTTCACTTGCCGGTTTTCCACGTAATTGTTGGACAACAGATGAAAGAAACAAAAAAGCCGGCTGTATTGTATCTTCTATAAGCATATCCAGCGCCTTCGTAGGCTCCATATACTCCCTCGCAACAAGTCTCCCGAACCAGGAAGACTGACCTTCCTCAAGTATTCTGAAAAGAAAGGACCGTATGAATGCTTTAAGGTATTCTTCAGGGGATTTATTTTCATCCATCTTAAGATCAAGTGGATATTTTTGAAAAGCCACTTCACGCCAGTATTCCAAAACCAAATAGTAAAGCTTCTCCTTATCCCCGAAATGATAATTGACGGCAGCAATATTCACATTGGCTTTCTCACATATATCCCTCACCGTTGCATTTCTGAACCCGTATTCGGCAAAGATTTCACCGGCGGCTTCAAGTATACGTTCACGGGTACTTAAGCTGATATTTTTGCCACTCTTCATAAACCTCATTTTAATACATATGTTTTAAATATATGTTTAAAACATATGTATTAATTTGTCAAACATTTTTTACAAAAAATATGTACAAATAATTTTCTTCCTTTTTGGTGCAGTCATTTGGTATATTCTTATAATTTATTTGTTGGTTTTTAGACGGAATAACCTGTCTGTCTCTGATCGGGATGTATGAAAAAGGGAGACTGGTTGAGACCTCTGTAAACGGAAAAGTAAGATAACTTATTTTAAATGATTACGGGAGTTTTTCAAAACAATGAGGCATATTTAATATGGAAAATCCATTACCTGATTTATTAAAAGCTTGCGAGAAAGGTGATTCAGCTGCTGTAAGGATTTTGTTGAGCAGGGGTGCCGACATAAATGTTGCAGACAATAATGGATCAACTCCGATCTTCTATGCCTCTATGTACGGTTTTGCCGATACTGCAAGGGTGCTCATTGATCATAATGCCGACATTAATGCAAAAAATAAGCTTGGCAATACACCTCTTATATATGCTTGCATGTCCGGGCATACAAGTATTGTCAAATTACTGATGTCCAGAAATGCCGATGCAAACTTGAAGGATAAGTTTGACGATACCTGTATTATCATTGCAAGCAAAAGAGGTCATATAGAAATTGTGAAGCTGCTCATTGCTTACGGGGCTGATATAAATGCCAGGGACAGGTACGGCAATACCTCTCTGATGCATGCCTGTCTGAATATGCATATAGGAATAGCCGCTTTTCTTATAGAAAACGATGCAGACCTGTCTGCCATCAACAACAAAAATCAAACTGTCCTTGATATTGCTGTCAAAATGAGACTTGATAAGATAGCTGATGCTATAAGAAAAAAAACCTAAAGACAAGATTGTAATAAAAATTACACAATGTTAATGATTTCGTAAGTCCGCTTGCCGCCAGGGGCTGAAAAGTTTACTTCATCTCCCACAGATTTACCCATTAATGCCCTGCCAAGAGGTGAGCTCATAGAAATCTTACCTTTTTGGATATCAGATTCATAGGGACCAACCAATTGATAAACCACCTCTTCGTCAGTATCAAGATTCATCAAGGTAATATTGCATCCGAATTCAACACTTTCGAATTCCGTTTTTTTAACGTCTACAACCTCGGAATTTGTGATCATCATTTCTACTTCGGCAATCTTTTTCTGGAGAAACTGATATTCCTCCTTTGCAGCATCCAATTCAGCATTTTCTGAAATATCACCATGAGCCCTTGCTTCTTCTATGGCAAGTATAATCTTAGGTCTTTTGATAGTAAGCAGAAGTTCATGTTCCTTCTTCAGATTTTCATAGCCTTCACGTGTAATAGGTGATTTCATATAAACTCCTGATATTATCCAAATACGGAAAAACAATAACACTGTTTAATGCAAATTTTCAACACGTTTTACTTATATCCCTGCATCTTAAGGGAAAATAGACACTATCTTCTGCAAGTGTTATGTTAAACTTCTTAGAAATTAATTGAGGTAATGGCAGATATTTTAAAAAACGTAGGGGTTCCTGTTTCAGCGCAAGCTCTTCTGTCTGATTTACTATACTCGCAGATAATACATTTAGTCCGTTTTGATGCATTTTCCATTGAAATAATCCCACGCATTGCACACAGTTCCATTCTTAAAGGTGCAGATTCCCTGTTCATCAACCATGTTATTATTTTCTATGGCTGTATATGATCCCCCAGTAATCACACAGAGCCTTGCAGCAGGAGTTACATAGCCTGCAACATTTACACCGCCTACGGGGCATTCTCCTCTGAACATAGCCCATTCCTCACACTGACGTTTATCTTCAAATATACAAATACCGTATTCTCCTCCATCGCCTCTTTTTTGAATAGAAAGCGCTCCGCCCTTGTTTAAGCAGTTGACTGAGGCCGGGTTGGCAATGGCAGTTTTATTCGTTCCGGCACATTCAACAGGAAAAACGATTGTTAAAATTAGAAATACAATTGATATGATAAATTCAATCATTTTTATCATATAAAATCCTCCTGATACAGTTGCTATATTCTTCCTGTATTTTTCTGAAAATGTAATTATTCGCCTATCAACGGCAGCACCTTGTCAATGCGGAAATAAACAAGATAACGCTTTTCTTTCTGCTGGTCTTCCGGTACTATGTAGGACTTTCTCCACCTTATCTTTGCAATGGCTTCCGAATCGGTCTCTTCTTTAATCCTGGAAAGATACAATCTTTTTCCGACTAACTTTCCTCCGGCTTCTATGAAAATGTATGCAGCATGAGGGTTTGATCTCAAGTTTTCATGGGTCAGACGTTCAGTCATAATATAAGCTATTGTTTCCTCATTGATGAAATGCGGTCTTGAATAAATAGCCACATTCACCTTTCCCTCTGAATTTGCTGTTGCCAGCACTCCATGGCCGGTTACGTTTTCAAAATATTCGCTGAGATTCATCGGTACCCTCCTAAATAACTTCGAAAGCGATATAAAAACTATATTCATTATATCAAGATTTTATCTGTAGACGATATTTTTTTAACACAATGACTTTCTTATAACAAAATATTTTGTTGCTAACAGTAACGATACTAATTATGTTATATTAATGAAAATCATTTCGGGTTGCCAGACGGGCGTTGATAGAGCAGCCATTGATGTCGCAATGGAAATAGGCTTGGATTATGGAGGCTCTGTTCCCAGAGGAAGGAAGGCAGAGGACGGAACAATAGATAAGAAATATGATAAACTTACGGAACTTGAAACAGACCGTTATGAATCCCGTACCGAAAAGAATGTGACTGACGCAGACGCAATATTAATATTTACTGTAGGCTGCCCTATAGGGGGCACAGCATTGACAATAGAATACGCTAAAAAGCATGGGAAACAATATCTCCTTATTGACCTTAAAAATAAGCCCGACAATGAGATAATTGAATCGATTCAAACATGGCTATCCGATAATCAGCCGGAAATCCTTAATGTGGCAGGACCGAGGGAATCATCGGCACCCGGCATATATGAAAGGGTCTTTTTTATACTGTATAATATTTATGATCCCTTGATATAAATCTAATGAAAGAAGAAATTAACCTTATACCCTCTGAATTGAAGGCAATTGAAAAACACAAGTGGTACCTCTCTGAGCAGCAGGGGAAGGAGGTATCCTTTGAAGAAGCTTTAAGAGATT
The nucleotide sequence above comes from Pseudomonadota bacterium. Encoded proteins:
- a CDS encoding pyridoxamine 5'-phosphate oxidase family protein; the protein is MNLSEYFENVTGHGVLATANSEGKVNVAIYSRPHFINEETIAYIMTERLTHENLRSNPHAAYIFIEAGGKLVGKRLYLSRIKEETDSEAIAKIRWRKSYIVPEDQQKEKRYLVYFRIDKVLPLIGE
- a CDS encoding putative molybdenum carrier protein, whose translation is MKIISGCQTGVDRAAIDVAMEIGLDYGGSVPRGRKAEDGTIDKKYDKLTELETDRYESRTEKNVTDADAILIFTVGCPIGGTALTIEYAKKHGKQYLLIDLKNKPDNEIIESIQTWLSDNQPEILNVAGPRESSAPGIYERVFFILYNIYDPLI
- a CDS encoding DUF333 domain-containing protein, translated to MIKMIEFIISIVFLILTIVFPVECAGTNKTAIANPASVNCLNKGGALSIQKRGDGGEYGICIFEDKRQCEEWAMFRGECPVGGVNVAGYVTPAARLCVITGGSYTAIENNNMVDEQGICTFKNGTVCNAWDYFNGKCIKTD